A DNA window from candidate division KSB1 bacterium contains the following coding sequences:
- a CDS encoding insulinase family protein codes for MKSKHLLSFWILIFSFTTAICQDISIPDDLKTIMPIDAKIIKGKFDNGLTYYIRQNKKPENRVELRLVVKAGSILEDDDQQGLAHFAEHMAFNGTKNFAKQKLVNYLESIGMRFGPDLNAYTSFDETVYMLQVPTDTLKIVEKAFQILEDWASAVTFDEEEIDKERGVVIEEWRLGQGASNRMREKQLPILLKDSRYAERMPIGKKEILETFKPETLLRFYSDWYRPDLMAVIAVGDFEVDWIESLINDHFSKLKNPDPVKERANYPVPDHQETLFALASDVEASGSSVTIYYKHDIEPEGTLADYRRQLVDILYNNILNQRLNELTKQAEPPFLYGYSSSSRFIGPKDVYLLGAGVKDNGLSTGLNALLTEAARMEQFGIVETELERQKISMLRSIERAYIERDKSESRGYAAEFIRNFLYDEPIPGIEYEYALFNKYVPDFTVEEVNRVAGKWIRDENRVIMTNTPEKEGLIQPTEESLELVFVEVQNSEITPYEDMVSNLPLLSESPTPAKIVESKEITSIGVTEWQLSNGIRVVLKPTDFKNDEILFTSYSPGGHSLVEDDAYIAGVTSSMISQQSGYGNFNLIELQKLLTGKVVRVSPFIGELYEGISGSASPKDLETLFQLIYLSVTSARYDSTAFQSIKSRYQGFLENREARPETAFQDTLQVTLSQYHLRSRPWSKETLDKMDLSKSFEIYKDRFTDFSDFTFFFVGNFDLETMEPFVKTYLGGLPSTQRKENWRDVGVRPPKGVIEKTVKKGLEEKSQVRLVFTGPFKWDRTDRYHMISMASALRIKLRKALREDLGGTYGVGVNAGTSHYPNEDYSISISFGCAPDRVDELTQEIFTQIDSLKSFGIDDETVTKVKEAQKRTREIDLKKNGFWLSILQFYYQHDIDPVSVLDFDERLKNLSASDMQKSAQKYFDLNNYVKVVLLPEDSGK; via the coding sequence ATGAAATCTAAACATCTCCTTAGCTTTTGGATTTTAATCTTTAGTTTCACAACAGCAATCTGCCAGGATATTTCCATTCCGGATGATCTAAAAACCATCATGCCGATCGATGCAAAAATCATCAAAGGCAAATTCGATAATGGACTTACTTACTATATCCGACAAAACAAGAAGCCGGAAAACCGGGTTGAGCTGCGCCTTGTAGTGAAAGCCGGCTCTATTCTGGAAGACGACGACCAGCAAGGATTGGCACACTTTGCAGAGCATATGGCATTTAACGGCACCAAAAATTTTGCCAAACAAAAATTAGTGAATTACCTGGAATCCATAGGCATGCGTTTTGGCCCTGATTTAAACGCCTATACAAGTTTTGATGAAACCGTTTATATGCTACAGGTTCCAACTGACACCCTGAAAATTGTGGAAAAAGCTTTCCAGATTTTGGAAGACTGGGCATCGGCGGTCACATTCGATGAGGAAGAAATCGATAAGGAACGCGGCGTAGTCATCGAAGAATGGCGGCTTGGGCAAGGCGCCAGTAACCGAATGCGCGAAAAACAACTCCCTATCCTTTTGAAAGACTCACGCTATGCCGAACGAATGCCGATTGGTAAAAAAGAAATCCTGGAAACATTCAAACCGGAAACTTTACTCCGGTTTTATTCCGATTGGTATCGCCCGGATCTAATGGCTGTTATTGCGGTTGGCGATTTTGAAGTGGATTGGATCGAAAGTTTAATTAATGATCATTTCAGCAAATTGAAAAATCCCGATCCGGTTAAAGAGCGTGCTAATTATCCTGTTCCGGACCACCAGGAAACATTGTTTGCATTAGCATCGGATGTGGAAGCATCCGGCTCAAGCGTGACTATCTATTATAAGCATGATATTGAACCCGAGGGCACGCTTGCGGATTACCGGAGACAGCTCGTCGATATCCTTTACAATAACATCTTAAACCAACGACTAAATGAATTAACAAAACAAGCCGAACCCCCTTTTCTGTACGGCTATTCCAGCAGCAGCAGGTTTATTGGGCCGAAAGATGTCTATTTATTGGGAGCAGGTGTGAAAGACAATGGCCTCAGCACCGGTTTAAATGCACTATTGACCGAGGCTGCTCGAATGGAACAATTCGGCATTGTCGAAACCGAATTAGAGCGACAAAAAATCTCCATGCTGCGTTCGATTGAACGGGCTTACATTGAACGTGACAAAAGTGAGTCAAGAGGTTATGCCGCCGAATTCATTCGAAATTTTTTGTATGACGAACCCATCCCCGGAATAGAATATGAATATGCTCTTTTCAATAAATATGTGCCGGACTTCACGGTTGAAGAAGTAAACCGGGTTGCGGGAAAATGGATTCGGGATGAAAATCGAGTCATAATGACTAATACACCCGAAAAAGAAGGGCTCATTCAACCCACAGAAGAATCCCTGGAACTTGTTTTTGTAGAGGTGCAAAATTCTGAAATCACTCCGTATGAAGACATGGTATCTAATCTGCCGTTGCTAAGCGAATCCCCCACTCCGGCAAAGATTGTTGAGAGTAAAGAAATAACTTCTATCGGTGTAACGGAATGGCAGCTTTCCAATGGGATTCGGGTTGTTTTGAAACCCACTGATTTTAAGAATGATGAAATTTTATTTACTTCTTACAGTCCCGGTGGTCATTCTTTAGTGGAAGACGATGCCTATATTGCAGGCGTCACTTCATCTATGATCAGCCAGCAGTCAGGATATGGAAATTTCAATTTGATTGAATTGCAAAAATTATTAACCGGAAAAGTGGTACGGGTTAGTCCTTTCATTGGGGAGCTTTATGAAGGTATTTCCGGCAGTGCATCACCTAAAGATTTGGAAACTCTTTTTCAGCTAATTTACCTATCAGTCACATCGGCAAGATACGACAGCACTGCTTTTCAATCCATAAAATCACGTTACCAGGGATTTCTGGAAAACCGTGAAGCCAGGCCGGAAACTGCCTTTCAGGATACTCTTCAAGTAACCCTCTCGCAATATCATCTGCGCAGCCGTCCCTGGTCCAAGGAAACTTTAGACAAAATGGATTTGAGCAAATCATTTGAAATTTATAAAGATCGATTTACAGATTTTAGTGATTTCACATTTTTCTTTGTAGGTAATTTTGATCTTGAAACAATGGAACCCTTTGTTAAAACTTACCTGGGGGGCTTGCCTTCAACACAGCGAAAAGAAAATTGGCGTGATGTTGGCGTCAGGCCGCCGAAGGGTGTCATCGAAAAAACTGTTAAAAAAGGCCTCGAGGAAAAAAGCCAGGTTCGTTTGGTATTCACAGGGCCGTTTAAATGGGATCGTACGGATCGCTATCATATGATTTCGATGGCGAGTGCGTTAAGGATCAAGCTACGAAAAGCGCTTCGTGAAGACCTTGGCGGGACTTATGGTGTCGGTGTAAACGCCGGGACATCACATTACCCAAATGAAGACTATTCGATATCGATTAGCTTCGGTTGCGCCCCGGATAGAGTCGATGAGCTCACCCAAGAAATTTTCACACAAATTGACAGCCTTAAATCCTTTGGCATCGATGATGAAACGGTTACAAAAGTTAAAGAGGCACAAAAGAGAACGAGGGAAATCGACCTTAAAAAAAATGGATTTTGGTTGAGCATACTTCAGTTTTATTACCAGCACGATATTGATCCTGTTTCAGTCCTGGATTTTGATGAAAGACTGAAAAATCTTTCTGCCTCCGATATGCAAAAATCAGCACAAAAATATTTTGATTTGAATAATTATGTGAAGGTTGTTTTATTACCTGAAGATAGCGGGAAATAA